The following is a genomic window from Gracilinanus agilis isolate LMUSP501 unplaced genomic scaffold, AgileGrace unplaced_scaffold15949, whole genome shotgun sequence.
CCTGTCGCCCAAGCAACCGGGACTGCAACTGGGAAAGCCGGCGGGCGAGGCCCGCGTCTAGCCAGGTAGGGCCTCTGTGGCCGCCCCATTCCCCAGCCCCGGCCATGGTGCATCCGCTGCCCCCGAGCCACCTCAGTACCCTTTTCCCTTCAGCCACCATGCCGCTGGGGGCCAGCAGCGTGCGCTCGGAGGACAGCGAGGGCTACTTGGAAAACTCGGGTAAGTGCTCGGGGTGGGGAGTCGGAGCTGGGCGGCTGGGCCGGCCCTCCAGCTGAGCCGGCGGCTCCGACCCCCGCCCTGCAGAGATGGAGCTGAGCCGCCTGCAGAGACAATGCCGGGTCATGGAGGCGGAGCGGCAGGCCTACACCAAGGAGACCCAGCAGCTGATCCAAAAGCAGATGTGAGCAGGGGGGCGGGGGCGGGCCCTCTGGAGGCCCCCCTGGGCCCCGGCCCCTGCCTCAGCGTCCTCTGGCCCCCTCAGGGTGGAGATCAACCGGCTGCAGCAGGAGCAGGCTGAGATCCAAACCAGGATGAAAATCattcagagccaggcccagaaggCCCTGGAGCAGGAGCTCGAGAAGGACGTCAAGAGCCTCCTGGCCCGGCGGCAGCACCTCTACAGGGAGGTGATCAAAGAGCAGCAGTACCTGAAGAAGCTGGACCAAGAGGTGGGGCCCGGGTCACCAGGCACAGCCTGGGTCTGGGGGCGTGGGGGGGCCTTCCTCATAGGTTGGGGGGCAGCCAAGCCTTGGGAGCCTTCCTCATGGGCTGGGGAGTGATAGTGGGCAGAGCCCCTTCTCCATGGCTCCACCTGGGCCCCAGATTGCCAAGTGGGAAGCTAAAGTCCTGGAACAGCAGAAGGAGCTCCGAGGCACCAGCCTGGTCATGGAGAAGAAGGCCCAGGGCTTGCACAGGGTGAAGATCTTGGAGAACCAGCTGGACCGGGTGAGTGGGGGGCCCTGGAAGCCCTGACCCACTGGGGGCCCAGAGGAGCAGCAAGGCCAGCCCGGTGACCCCCTGTGCCCTGCAGGCCAACACGCGCTTTGACACCCAGCTGGTGAAGAACCGGATCCTCCGGGAAGAAATGACTTTGCTGCACACTCAGAGGAAGCGCTTCCTGCACCTTGACCAGCAGCTGAGGAAGGTCAGGGCCTAGACCCCGgggcaggggaggagggggaaggggaggagggggNCTGCACCTTGACCAGCAGCTGAGGAAGGTCAGGGCCTAGACCCCGgggcaggggaggagggggaaggggaggaggggggggggaggaggaaaggggggagggaggctgGGGCCAGCCTCCCTCTCACACCAACTTGCCACCCATTCCCATGTCCCCAACCATGCTGAGAAGGAGCTGAGCGACATCCGGGCCAACATTCGATCCCACATAGACAATTCCAACATGGCCTTTGATGCCAGGTAACCTTTGGCTTTTCCTTGGTGTCATGCCCACTGAGTGCGGGCACCAGCATCTGGGACAACTCCATGAGAGCTCACCCCTTCCTCAAGGTGTGGGTCTGGGAGGCCCGGGACCCTGGCGGGCAAGGGGTTCTCCCTGTGTGTCTCTGGAGGCTTCTGAGAGAAGCAGCCCCCGTGTGTTTGGGGTGCTGGATGGTGGGGAGCCAGCCCCCCTCAAATCAGTGTTCTGGGATACTCCCTGGGATCCTCTCCAGGCCTGAGCCAGGCCCTTCTATCTGGTGCCCTCTGTGACCACGGCTCAGGCTGCTTCTCCCTGGGCCAGGTTGGAGACTCAG
Proteins encoded in this region:
- the LOC123254148 gene encoding outer dynein arm-docking complex subunit 1-like isoform X1; protein product: MVHPLPPSHLSTLFPSATMPLGASSVRSEDSEGYLENSEMELSRLQRQCRVMEAERQAYTKETQQLIQKQMVEINRLQQEQAEIQTRMKIIQSQAQKALEQELEKDVKSLLARRQHLYREVIKEQQYLKKLDQEIAKWEAKVLEQQKELRGTSLVMEKKAQGLHRVKILENQLDRANTRFDTQLVKNRILREEMTLLHTQRKRFLHLDQQLRKELSDIRANIRSHIDNSNMAFDAR
- the LOC123254148 gene encoding outer dynein arm-docking complex subunit 1-like isoform X2 — protein: MPLGASSVRSEDSEGYLENSEMELSRLQRQCRVMEAERQAYTKETQQLIQKQMVEINRLQQEQAEIQTRMKIIQSQAQKALEQELEKDVKSLLARRQHLYREVIKEQQYLKKLDQEIAKWEAKVLEQQKELRGTSLVMEKKAQGLHRVKILENQLDRANTRFDTQLVKNRILREEMTLLHTQRKRFLHLDQQLRKELSDIRANIRSHIDNSNMAFDAR